TTGCATTGTGCCCGTCAACCCAGCGGCCATTTGCAATTTGTCCAGGATAAACAGCATACCTGATATTTTTTACTGCACGATTCAAATATGATGTATCGTTGGTTAATTGATACGCTCGAGTTAATCCAAACGAAACAAAAGTGTTGTAATTATAATTGAAATTAAATTTTAGCGGCTTCAAAAAATTTCCAACAGCTATAGTTGTATTTTTGTATTTAATTTTGCCTGTATAGTTGTATGCTTCGTAAAATGCATTGGCAATAATACCAGCATCAAATTTAAATTCTCCCGTTCCTTTGTCATCAACAATCCACCCGTTTTGTATTGTATTTACAGAATCGGCTCCACAGGAAAATGCAAAATTTTGAATGATAGGGCCAAATACAGGGTCGCCATAAGTTCTAAGGTCGGGAAACGGAAATGCTCCGTTTGGTAATTGCCTAGTTGCTAAACTATCTAACGCTCTTGTTGCCCATGTTTGATACAAAGTTTTTCTTGTAAGATCAGTTTCTTTGTTGGCAATTTTAAGCAAGCCACTTGCAATTTCGGCAGCGGCACGCAAAAATAATGAATGGGGTTGATACAACGGAGGATTCAATCCCATTGCTGCTTTCCAAAGGTCGACGTATACCATACTATCTTTCGAAATTAAAAGTCGGGAAAGTGTAATTGCATTTGTAATGTTAACCCAAGTAACATTCTTTACTAAAGCGAAATAAGGTTCAGTAGCATCAGGTCTGCCACCTTGTGTTGCGTAAGTATTTTTTATTTCGTAGCTTAAAGAGTCAATGTGAAATAAATCTTCATATTTCAAAGCGGTGTCTAACGGATTAATTAAATTTTTTATTTGTGCTTGTTGTATTACAGTTAATGATTGTGCAACTCCACAAGGCTGCGAATAACTGACTGTCCAAATAATGAACAGTTGAATAATTATAAGTCCTATTTTTTTCATGTTGTAAAGAAAATTAATATATCCGTGGGGCTTTTTGCAGGTCACTTTTTGCGGCTTGGCTAAGGGTGGCGAATGGGAATATTAAACTGTCTATATGCACCAAACTTTATTAGATGCACCGCTGTTTGTCTTCGCACTTCCCCACCACTTTTTGGCTAGGTGCTGTTAGTGGTTTATTGTTCTTTTCTGCCAGCTTATTTCTCAATGGTTGTCAAGTCGTTTTTTTTACATTTTTAATTGGTCAACAATCAGTGAATATCGATGAATGATAATTTCAAGTGGTTACTTGTATTTAATTGCAGTCCCAGAAATAATGGGCCAAGTCCACTGAAAATCATATTTAACATTTATTACTGCGTCTGCACCCTCTTTTTTTGCTCTTTCAGTCAACTTTGTAAGAAGTTTTTCAGGTCGATTAAATACCGCACCGTCAACTTGAATATATTTTAGTTCGATATATTCTCGTGTCGGTTTTATTGTTGTAAAAACTGCAACTTCTTTGTCCGAAGTCCGCTGCAAATTTGCCACATAAGTTGATACACAGCTTGTCAACGTAATACTGATTAACAGTCCTAAAACCAGTCCTGATTTTTTAATTTTACTTGTCATATTGATTAATTTTAAATTGTTCATTAAACGTATTTGTCGGTAGTTTATTGTGGTGTCAATACAATGCCCTATAACTCGTATATATGAGAAACACTTTCCCCAAAAAGCCTCCTCCTATTTGCTTACGGTGCAAATATAGCCTTAAGTTTTTGAGGTTTTTCAGTCTCGGTTTATTTTTATTGGCGTCAATCAATTTAAATTCTTAAATTCGCAGTTCTTAAATAACGCAAGCCCATGGTAAAATCTTTACGCACCCAAATTACACTCTTATTTTTATTGTTTTCAAGTTTGGCCTTTGGTCAATCTAAAATAATTGCTAGTGTATATGCTATTAAGAAAGCATATCTACTTCTTCAATTTAATCAAACACCTTCACAACAAATAGTTGATGCATTTACAGCCAAAGGGTATCAGTTCGATGGCTTATATGATAGAAATATATATTATATATCGAAGCCCTACAATGCGGCTATCATAGAAGGAAGTGGTGCAACTGAAATAAATATGTTTACAGCAAGCAAGTATAAAACTAATAGTTTTGTTGCTTCTCC
Above is a genomic segment from Bacteroidota bacterium containing:
- a CDS encoding T9SS type A sorting domain-containing protein — its product is MKKIGLIIIQLFIIWTVSYSQPCGVAQSLTVIQQAQIKNLINPLDTALKYEDLFHIDSLSYEIKNTYATQGGRPDATEPYFALVKNVTWVNITNAITLSRLLISKDSMVYVDLWKAAMGLNPPLYQPHSLFLRAAAEIASGLLKIANKETDLTRKTLYQTWATRALDSLATRQLPNGAFPFPDLRTYGDPVFGPIIQNFAFSCGADSVNTIQNGWIVDDKGTGEFKFDAGIIANAFYEAYNYTGKIKYKNTTIAVGNFLKPLKFNFNYNYNTFVSFGLTRAYQLTNDTSYLNRAVKNIRYAVYPGQIANGRWVDGHNANSRYHNLIIQNILPSIPLITATDPHKGKLETMAYLAVKNLMDYTYSCNSATGYRWLMKAYNINNSIIPTTLHDSITDIIGRHINQSAINGKYIDVPTMGEYLELLGLVNGLPEITFPTGLKVNIYPNPSTGFANLTYDCAENENIILSLFDINGKLLKAIDQGLKTKGTYNNQIDLTQYQQGVYFLTLKTDKRKYTQKIIKLE